From the Lathyrus oleraceus cultivar Zhongwan6 chromosome 4, CAAS_Psat_ZW6_1.0, whole genome shotgun sequence genome, one window contains:
- the LOC127137998 gene encoding extensin-like: MKRMREPSEKSKKSKKAKLGETYGLRPLVPLTNSPSKSLPLSRSVNLKQIASSLPHTIPIYTQSETPPSTTKPSNTPTSNPPSSPLQKFNLSTTTLPISIEEMLNETTSPSSSTPSSPSYYVLSSDSEPSDPQSPTLAQLQARALASQPQPEPETNTPPPEPQIPPSYEPPQTPSSEQPQYPPPKQPTPTPFSTPTIPPSEDITFPNTTQTPPSSPNSDPDHTFPAL, encoded by the coding sequence atgaagaggatgcgagagccGTCTGAGAAGTCAAAGAAGTCCAAGAAGGCAAAATTGGGAGAAACTTATGGGTTAAGACCTCTTGTCCCTCTGACTAATTCACCAAGTAAGTCTCTGCCTCTTTCTCGCTCTGTCAATTTAAAACAaattgcttcttctcttccccacACTATTCCTATCTACACCCAATCTGAAACCCCACCCTCTACCACTAAACCCTCTAACACTCCAACCTCTAATCCACCATCTTCCCCACTTCAAAAATTCAATCTCTCCACCACTACCTTACCCATTTCTATAGAAGAAATGCTTAATGAAACCACATCACCCTCATCTTCTACACCTTCCTCTCCATCTTACTACGTTCTATCATCAGACTCAGAACCGTCTGACCCTCAATCCCCCACACTAGCTCAGCTTCAGGCACGTGCTCTTGCCTCTCAACCACAACCTGAACCAGAAACTAACACTCCTCCACCTGAACCACAAATTCCACCATCATATGAACCACCACAAACACCATCATCTGAACAACCACAATATCCACCACCTAAACAACCAACACCAACACCCTTTTCTACCCCCACCATACCACCCTCTGAAGACATCACCTTCCCAAACACCACCCAAACACCACCATCATCCCCAAATTCTGACCCAGATCATACCTTCCCCGCCTTATAA